The following are encoded together in the Streptomyces rapamycinicus NRRL 5491 genome:
- a CDS encoding IS630 family transposase (programmed frameshift): MRYPDGGGLTAEQRRRREEVRMRAVDLFEEGMEVPWIARELRVSEKSVYRWRRTWRTGGREALRSQGPSGYNCRLGPRLQAKLAMWLDEGPAAHGWADDQVWTAARVRTLIGRKFHISYSVSGVTRLLHRMGYSVQMPARPATERDEDAITAWREATWREGKTLRAATGAFICFEDEAGVTGRPPKGRTWGRRGITPRVKASGRSRGRLSVAGLLCFRPGLPTRLCYRLRRHTGRKGERRSLGESDYIRLLDGAHQLLKAPLIVVWDRLSTHISKTMKALVAERHWLTVVLLPGYAPDLNPVEGLWAHIKRSLANLAARTLSELETLLRRRLKALQYRHGILGGFLAGTGLALDRPDGP, from the exons ATGCGGTATCCGGACGGGGGCGGGCTGACCGCCGAGCAGCGCAGGCGCAGGGAAGAAGTACGGATGCGGGCCGTCGACCTCTTCGAGGAGGGCATGGAAGTCCCGTGGATTGCCCGGGAGTTACGGGTGAGTGAGAAGTCGGTCTATCGGTGGCGCCGCACCTGGAGGACGGGCGGGCGCGAGGCGCTGCGTTCCCAAGGCCCCTCTGGCTACAACTGTCGGCTTGGCCCCCGGCTGCAGGCCAAGCTCGCGATGTGGCTGGATGAGGGGCCGGCCGCGCATGGCTGGGCGGACGACCAGGTGTGGACCGCAGCAAGGGTGCGCACGCTGATCGGGCGGAAGTTCCACATCTCCTACAGCGTCTCCGGGGTGACCCGGCTGCTGCACCGGATGGGCTACAGCGTGCAGATGCCGGCCCGGCCCGCCACCGAACGTGACGAGGACGCGATCACCGCATGGCGGGAGGCGACCTGGCGGGAGG GTAAAACCCTCCGGGCGGCGACCGGCGCGTTCATCTGCTTCGAGGACGAAGCGGGTGTGACCGGCCGGCCGCCCAAGGGCCGCACCTGGGGCCGGCGCGGCATCACCCCGAGGGTCAAGGCGTCCGGCCGCAGCCGGGGACGGCTCTCGGTGGCCGGGCTGCTGTGCTTCCGGCCGGGCCTGCCCACCCGTCTGTGCTACCGGCTGCGCCGGCATACCGGCCGCAAGGGCGAGCGTCGCTCGCTGGGCGAGAGCGACTACATCCGCCTGCTCGATGGCGCCCACCAATTGCTGAAGGCCCCACTGATCGTGGTGTGGGACCGGCTGAGCACCCACATTTCCAAGACCATGAAGGCACTCGTTGCCGAGCGGCACTGGCTGACAGTGGTTCTGCTGCCCGGGTATGCGCCCGACCTCAACCCGGTGGAGGGCCTTTGGGCACACATCAAGCGGAGCCTGGCCAACCTGGCCGCCCGCACCCTCAGCGAGTTGGAGACTCTGCTCCGCAGGCGGCTCAAGGCGCTGCAGTACCGGCACGGCATCCTCGGCGGATTCCTCGCCGGGACGGGGCTCGCTCTCGACAGACCGGACGGACCCTAA